DNA from Mesorhizobium loti R88b:
CGAGCGGCGGCGGCAAAGTGAGCGACACGCAACTTCGTGTCCGGTCTGGTACGCGCTGTCATGGACATCTCCCCCAAGAATGCTCTGCACCCGTTGAAGCGGCGGCACTGAAAGTCACCGCTTTGTGATCTCTACGTGATCGAATGACCTTCAGGTCCCCCTATGCGCAGGCAGGCACCGAAGCTCCTGCCGCCAAAGACAGCCGAACAAGCGATCCCGCCATAGAACTCTATTCTTCACATTGACCGCACATTACTCTTTGTTGCATAGTGACGTAAGAGGAGGTTTGGATTTTTTTAGAAATTTATAGAGGAAGAGCGAGTTCATAATGACCATCGTTTGCAAATCTGTTAGCCGCTTAAATATTAAATCGTTTGAACTATTCATCCGTTGAAGTTTAATCGTTTAACGTAGAATCTCTTAATCACTATCATCAAATAGAGTCCGCTAGACTTTCCCTATTTCCTTGGAGGAAGGAATCTCCCATGGTTACGACTAATTTGTTCGACGAGCGCCGCCGCGCGGTAATGATTGCGGCTGCAAAACGATGGAAAGCGCAACCCCCAACGCCCGCGACGACGCAAGTGACGCCTTCGGAACAGGCGCGCTACGACGCTCGCCGTTCGAGCTTTGATCAGGCGAGTGAACTGAAGGCACAAGGCCGTCTTCCGGTGTTCGTCGAGCGGAAGATGGGGCCTACCCTTGACTGGTACACCTTGCCGCCAGACGATGCTGCCCGAGCCGCTGGCCGGCCGGTCGCCCGCATCGTGGCCAACGTCGATCCGAAGGTCGACCCGGTCGGGTTTGCGACCGGGTTCATGGTTTCACCTAACGTTCTTCTGACAAACTGGCATGTGTTTCCGGATCCCGGCTCGGTACGAGGAACCGGCGCAAATTTTCTTCATGATGAGACGGCATCAGGTGTCGCCCGCGGCATCATTTTCGAGTTTGATCCGGACGCCCTTTTCTTCTCGGCGGAGGATCTCGATTTCGCGCTCGTCGCGGTGAAGCCGAAGGCAATCACCGGCGAGCTTCTCTCCTCTGTCAACTTCCTGGCGATCAACGGATCGCGGTCAAAGATCCTGCCCGGAATGCCTATCCGGATGATCGAATATCCTGATGGCGGGCCAAAACGCTATGCGATGGAGAATTGCCGGCTGCTCGAGCTGCGGGAGGACGGTTTCCTCCGGTACGAGACCGACACCGAGGAAGGATCGTCGGGCTCGGCCTGCTATTCGGAAATGTGGGAGGTCGTCGGTTTGCACCACGCCTCCATTCCAAAAATGCGTGGCAATACTATTCTCAATAAGGACGGTTCGGCATGGTCACCTGGCCAGCCGGATGACGGGATAGACTGGATCGCGAATGAGGGTGTGCGCATAAGTGCGTTGGTAAAGGCCTTCGGCGGGCTTGTACCGACCACGCCCGCCTCCAAGCATCTTTTGGACGAATTGCTGGCCAACACGACCGATCCTACCGATGAGGTCGCGAAGCTAGCGACGCCTCGCGCGCCAGAAGCCCTTAGTCCTGTGTTACCTGATCCCTCCAAAATTTTCGCAAACACGAAAGGAAACGTGATGGGCGGCGTTACCATGAATTTTTCCGGACCAGTGACGATTTTCGTTGGTAGCGGTGTGCCGGCATCACAGCTTCCACAGGCGACGGCCGCAGTCGCGACAGACGAGGCGCTCGAGAAAGCACTGCGCTTCGACCCCAATTACGACGATCGAGAAGGCTACAACCCTGACTTTCTCGAAAACGATATCACCGTGCCGCTGCCTCGCATTTCGCAGGAGCGGGACCAGGAGATGTATAAGGAGAATGGCCAGATCGTCGTGCTCAAGTACCATCACTTCAGCCTGGCGATGAACGCTTCCCGGCGCATGCAGATGTGGTCGGCGGTGAATGTCGATTACGATGCATCGAAAAGGACCTCCAGCGGCCGCGCCTTCTTCGGTCAAGATCGTTGGGTGTTTGACCCGCGAATTCCCCAGAAATACCAGTTGGGCGATCCCGACATCTACGCGCCCGCCAAACAGATCGACCGGGGTCATATCGTGCGTAGGGAAGACAATGCCTGGGGTGATGCGCCGACGGAAATCGAGTTTGCCAATTCCGACACGTTTCACTTCTCAAATTGCACGCCGCAGCACGCGGCCTTCAATCGCTCCCAACCGGGAAAGCAATGGCCGGGAGTTCAAGGCTTGTGGGGCGGTTTCGAAAACCACATTCAACGCGACTTGCAATCAGGTGACACGCGCGCCTGCATCATAGCGGGTCCGATCTTGCACCCGAACGATCCATCCGAAGATTTCGGGACCGGCCCGGTGCAGTATCCTCTTGTCTTTTGGAAAGTGGTTGCGGTCTCGACGCGCGATACCAATGGGCGCCGGTCGCTACGCACCTACGGCTTCAGGCTTTCCCAAAAGGATGTCGTCGACCGGTTCGGAGTGGAATTCGCGCCCGGCGAGTATGCACGCTATCAAGTCGCCCTGTCAGCCATAAGCGATGAGGCCGGCGTTATTTTTGACGATGTTCTCTTGCGCGCCGATACCCACGCCGACGCGTAACGTGACACTCGGCGTGGCAACGATGGCCAGCCGTCGCATGCTGTAGACGCTTCGGTCCAGAAGGCCGCCGCTCACGCGGCGGCTGCTTCGGAGGCGCTGAAGCGCAACAGATAGTCTACGGCGCGTTGCGCGTGCGCGGCGGCGGCGGCGAAGATCGCTCGTTTATCGTCCTTCAGCGCGGCCGACTTCGACGCCCTCGCCTTCGAGCTCGACATCGGCAAATGGGAGATGAATCGCACGCACTGGGCGATCAAGGACGTCAACCTGCCGAAAGAACTGCACGCTGCGCGGGGCATTGCCTTGCCCTCGTGGACGCGGCAGGCCAGCCGCGCCGTCGACATCACCCAGCACCATTTCGATGTTGGTCTCTCGTTTCCCGGCGAAGCCCGCGGGCTGGTCGAGCAGGTGGCCCGCGAGCTCGAGGCGAGTCTCGGCCCCAACGCCTATTTCTACGACAACAACTACGTCTCCCAGCTTGCCCGGCCATCGCTCGACACCCTGCTGCAGGACATCTATCGCAACCGCTCCAAGCTCATCGTAGTCTTCATCGGCGCCGACTATCAGCGCAAGGACTGGTGCGGCGTCGAGTTCCGCGCGATCCGCGAAATCATCATGGCTCGGGACGAGCAGCGCGTCATGTACGTGCGCGTCGACGACGGCGCCGTCGATGGCGTGTTCCGCACCGACGGCTACGTCGACGCGCGACGCTTCAATCCCGCTGAGATCGCCCAGTTCATCACCGAGCGCCTCGCCCTCATCGCCTAATCGTCGGTGAGCCAGCCCGGCGTCACGGCGACCGTCCGGCGGTCGACCAGGACGCGACGACGCCTCGGCGCGCCGGGATCGGTGAGGCGCGGCGTCACCGAGACAATGGCGACCTTCCAGTCAGGCATGCCCGGCTGGGGCGCGGCCATGACACCGGACAGGACCGTCAGCCCGCGGCGCTCCAGCTCGGACACCGCGGCAAGAATGTCATTGTAGAGCTGGCGCCGCCCTCGCCCCGACGACAATGGCTCCTCGACGATGTCGGAGAGGATGAACGAGGCGAGATCGAGCCATTCGCCGAGATTAGCGATGTGGTCGTCATGGGTGTCGGGCACGCCGGGACGGTGGATGAGATAGGCGTCGCACTTCGCGGCATCGCGGATGGCCTTGTGCGTCTTCATCGGCGACACCGCCACCGGTTCGAGATGGCCAAACGCCTCGACGAGGTGTTGTTCGGCCGCCTTGTCCGGACCGATCGGCAGGCGCGGCGTGGTGAACGCGCCCGGCGCGTGGCCGAGCGCTTGGGCGATGCGGTCGAGCGCCTCGTCGCTTACCTTCTTCGCGCGTTCGACGCGCTCGACCGTCGACAGCGAGACACGCGCGAAGTCGGCGAGCGTGGTGGCTTTCCACTGCTTGAGATGGCGACCCCAGCGCACCACCATGGCGACGAGCTCGATCGCCGGCGGCGTGGGCACATCGACCGGCTTGTTGGGCAGTTCCTTAATCTTGTCGAGAAGTTCCTGGGCATTCATGGACGAGGTCTCCTTTCGTGCCCGCGAACATGCCTCAACTCCGCCGAGCAAAAGAGGTCGAAACGCCCTTCAGCACGCATCAGCTCCCGACGCATCCCCGCCGCCCGCGCACCTGTCGGTTGAATCCCGCCGGTCTGTGCCACGCTTGTCAGCGCGTTGCCCCAATCCGGCCGAGCCCGCGCGCTCCGTCAGCGAGACGATGATTCTGTCGAGGCGGCGGAGCAGATCGTCGTAGGGGACGATGTCCATCATATTCACATATTTCCGCTTGATCACCTCCAGGTCGAACGATTGGTTCTCGGTGAGCCCGCCCGTGCCGTCCGTTCGGCGATCGCGGCCGAGCAGAAGCAGCGCCTTGGGATTGGTCACCCGGATCTGGAGGCCGGCGGGAAGTGCTGACCCGTATCGCTTCGACAGTTCGCGCTCCCCCTCAACGCCCCATTTGGAGAGGTGGAACAGGTATTTCTCGGCCTGCATGATGGTGCCTGACAGCTCCTTGGTCGGAACGCTGTTGCCACGATACAGGCGTATCTCGAGCAGCTCGCCGAAGGCCTCGACGGCGATGCTGTCGACCCGGTCGCCGCCAACGACGATTTCGCTGCCGGGCTTCAGCTTTGCAATGCGCCGAAAGATGCTGATATTGCGCTCGGCGACAAAGACCTTCCGGTCCGGCGCGATCCCCTCCGCGACGATCAGCACATCGTTGTCGATCCCCAGGATCCGCCCGGGAATGCGGTGATATCCGTCTTTTGTGGTCGCGAACCGAAACCGATAGAGCGGTCGATCGTCCTCGTCCGCCTCGTCGTCGTGAGCGGCACCGTGCGCCGTCTCCGCCACGAGGTCGGAACTGCGGAAGAAGAAGACCCGGCTCAGCGTCACCTTGCCCGCCGCCTTGAGCTCCCGCGTCACCCAGGCATTGCCACCGAAGTGCGGTTCGTATTCGAGCGTCACGCCCTTGCTGCCGACCTCAACGAAATCATCACACGTGCTCCTGCACTGGCTGCCACCATCCTCTTCAACCGGCGCCACGACTAATGGCGACAAACCGGTCTCGCACTATATCGGTCCGCCCTGCCGGGCCGCGGACATTTCCCTCAAGGAAATATTCGAAGTCGCCGTTCTGAAGCAGGACTGTGAACTGTTCGGCGATGAACCGGTGGACTTCGGCCTCTGCAGCAAGAATCTCGTCCACGATCTCCGGCCGCCCGTCGACAATGAGGAGGATATCTTCCATGTCACGGCTCATGAACAGATCACCTGCGCCGCGCCCGAGATAAGCTTCCAGCTTTGTCGCGACAAATAGTTCCGGGGAAAGCTTTTTGATCCTGAGCGTATCGGTCAATTCATGGGTTACTGCCGTTTCGATCCCAGCTGCGTACCAGTGGCTAGTGAAGCCGAGTATGCCGGCATCGTCCGGCATAAAGTCGACCTTGAGGTCCCGCAGCCGCATCCGGCAGATGACGTTGTCCTCGGGGGACTCAGCGAAACCTCGCTGCCTCAATTCTTCCCGCAACTGCGCCCACTCTCCATAACCGGCAAGATCGACGATGAGGTCGACATCGTCAGTCGCCCTCACATCCTCAAGGGTCACTTCGTCTGTTATAAAAAGAGCGGTTGTGCACCCGCCGACAAAGACCAGCCGTTCCCGGAAGTCTTCCCCCAAAGCTTCCGCCACCGTCTGCAGCATCAGGAGCAATTGGCCTCGGACCGTCATTTTTTCAGGAACCTCTCCGAAAGCCGCTGTCCAGCCAGGCCCGCTTGGCGCTGATTGCCGAGCCGGATGGCATCAACGAGAGCAAGATATTCGTAGAGCCGTTCATCTTTCTGGACTGCTTCAGGCACACTCTTGAACAAAGGTGCAACCGACTGCCCCATGTCCCGCCCTTGGGCATAGGGCCATATGTGTATGTACTCGCCTCCGCTGACCAATAGCCCCTTCAGCATCGGCGCGGCGAACGCCGTCGGAATACCGCGCGTCATCGCGCCTGCCTTCGCGGGAAACACGAACTTCAGGCCGTGGACGATAAATTCATAGAGATTGCGGCGGTGAGGATTGGCCCGTCCCGTATCCCGGTCTTTAATGGCCAACCCCGATGAGAGACTGCGCTTTAAGGAGGCGTTGATCTCCGTCTTGCTGATACCTGTTAGGGATTCCAGCCCGCGAACAGAGAAGGGGTCCTCGCCCGCAAAGCCCCTACGCTGTTCCCCATGGCCCGCGAACTCTCCTTGCTCCTGCAAGCTCACGAGCTTCAGAAGCACCACGATATCCTGACTTTTCATTCCAATCATTGCAGCTTGTCCTCTGTCCTAGGACCAAGGACATTCCATCATTCGATGTCTCTCCTGTCAATGAGAACGCTAGGAGGGCGCCGCGGAAAGCCCAAAATACGTCGTTTTGAGCCGCCGGTACGTGGTTCGCCGGCAGCATGATGATTGGCTCAGGGCGCTCACCCTAGCGAAAGAGCATTCAAACGTCGTCGTCCGACTGGCGAGCGCCGCCGGCAGCATTGAAGCGGTCAATATCGTCGGCAGAAGAGCGTCCGAAAAGGGCTGTCGGTTGCTTCATCGTGGGAACGAAAAAGCGAGAGAAGCAGAACTTTCGTGTGCGATTTTTGCACCAGGCCCGTAACTGGCTGATTTTCCTTAAGTATCTGTCCAGTCCCGTCATGCGCCAGCTGATCCCATGACGACGCCATGGCACCAGCCAGCCCAAGGAAGAACCAGGCGTCTGATCTGGGGAAGGCTGTTTCAGGACTTTTGCGAGATCAGCGAATAACCGGCTCGCCATGGAAGCGCCGGCGCGAGGGCGGCGAGACGCCGAAGCCGACTTCCATCATCAGCCGTGGCGTGCGCGACGGTACGGTGCCCATATGAAAGCCGAACGGGTCTTCGACGAAGCCGAGGCCGGCTTCGCCGGTCAGCGTGACGGGGCTGTCATCGCCATAGACCTTGAGAACTTCCTGCGCCGGATGGCCGACAAGCAGCGTCAGCTGATGCTTGATGGCGCGGCGGTTATGACTGCCCCGCACATAGACATGCGGGCCGGTGCCTTCGTCGACCGGCGTCAGGTAGAAGAAGAATTTCAGCATCCTCCAGTCATCGAGATCGAAATGATACTTGCCGAGCGAGGCACGGTTCTTGTCGGCGTCGGAGGCCTGGCCGGTCGGGAAGCTCCACCACACCCGTGTGGTGATCAGTTTCGCCTGAGCGCCCAGATAATGCGCGGCGATGTCGAGCAGCAGCGGGTCGTTCTGGATGGCGACCGCTGCCTTGCAGCCGAGGATGTGTTCGAAAAAGTGGCCGCTGAGCAGCGAGCGGCCGAAACGCTTCTCGGCCTCGGCATGGTCCTCAGCCATGAATTCGAGACGGCGATCGAAATTGCCGAAACAAGGCGTGTAGCGGGCGAAGGCGGCGATCTCCTCATGGATGGAAGTCGGCAGGACGAGCCCGCAAAACAACCCGTCCGACCGCAGCGCCTCGACAATTTCCTGGCGATCGACGCCGGCAAACATGGTGTCGTGGGCATTTTGCGACACGCGAACCGGCTTTGCCCCACGCCAGTGCATCCGGCGCGCCGGCATGGTGCGGGCGAGCACGAACATCGGCAGCCATGCCGGGTTCTCGCGAATGTCCGACAGATAGGTCGGAATGCGCACGGCGATGCGGCGCAGCACGCCGCCGTTTCGCGCGATGGCCTCGAGACTGGCGGCGCCGGATTTGTCAGGGCTCGAAAGGGTCATGAAGGTCCTCAGCTATGAATGCAATATGATATCGACGAAGCATCGGTTCTCACTGCCTCGCCGCTGGTCCAAGCCCGATTCCCGCAACGGAAGGACGTTTAGGCGCGCGTCGGATTTTGTGCAACGCACAATAGCCTTGTGCGTGGCAAAAGCTGTTCGGATCGCCGTGCGCATCAGCCAATATTCCAGCGGCAGGCAAACGGGGCGGCGGCACTTAGAAAGAGCCGCCGCCCGGCTTGGCAGCTATTGGCGGACGAACAGCGGCTGGACGCTCGCCCATTGATCGGCGGTGCGGAAGCCGCCGCGTTTCGTGTAGCTTTCGACCGGGAATTTCATCCAGTTGGGCAGCCAGTTGTCGATCTTCTCGCGGCCGTTCTCGCCCGACAGGCAATCGCGGATGATCTTCTTTTGCGTCTTGACCTTCTCGGCGACATTGCCGTCGGCGACAGGCTTGCCGGCGAGGTCGGCCAGCATTGCATTGGCGATCTCCCTGTCGCGCAGCAGGTCGAAGAAGGCGTCGTCCGCTTGCCACCACGCGCCCATGTCGATGCCCAGATGGTTGCCGAGGGCCTCGACGATGGCGCTGCCGGCTTCGAGCGTCTCGGCCATGGCAAGGCTGAGAACGCGCATGACGTCATCGTCGCAAAGTGCCAGCAAACGGGCGAAGACGGCGGCAAGCGCAAAGGCGTCGCCATTGCCGCCGGCTATCGCACCCTCCTCGTCGGGCTGCCCAAGCAGCGCAAGCACCGCGCGCCGTTTTTCGGCGAATACAGCTTCGGCCCTGGACGCGGCAATGCTTGCCGCCACCGCTTCATTGGCGGTGCGCTGCGGCTCGCGGCGAACCTGCCACAGGCCCGAGCCTGCGATGGCATGCGCCACCATCAGGCGCAGCGCGACATCCGGATGGTCGAGCATGGCGGTACGCACGGCTCCGTGGCGGTGCAGATCGACATAGTTCTGCATCGGCCCGGTGAGTTCCGGCCGCGACGGCCTGGCTGGCGTTTCGTCGGGCTCGCCGCCCTCGCCTTGCGCGCGGGCGCGGCGGGCCTCCTTGCGCGACAGCCAGCCCTCATGGCACTCGACCGCGCCGCGATGCGAGACTGATATGAAGACCTTGCCGCCCTTCTTCCTCGGCGTCTTTTCGTGGTCCCAAGACTGGAAATGCTGGCCCGGTTCGAGCACGGCCACCTCGGGCCAGCCGGCTTCCAGATAGGCATCGCGTTTGGCGGCGATGGCCTCGTTCTGCTTTTGCCAGAACAGGTCGGCATCGGCGAAATAGCTGTCCTCGCCGAACAGGTCGCAGACGATCAGGCCCGGATAGTCCTCGATGGCAAACAGCGCCATCTTGGTGGAAATCGACTGGCCGCCGAACAGCCATTGCTTCAACTGGTGGCCTTGCGGCGCGTATTGCTCGGGGTCGGCATAAAGCGCCAGCCAATCCTTCTGCTGCCCCTTGGAGGCCATGGTCAGATGGCGCGCCGTCTCGGCGTCGATGTCCTCGCGCCGATAGGCCTCGCGGATTTTGGGCAGAAGATCGCCGAGCGCCAGAATGCGTTTGACCAGAAGCTCGGTGACGCCGAAGGTTGCGGCGATATCTGGAATGGTGCGGCCTTCCCTGATCAGCCGCGAAAACGTCTCCCACTGCGACACCTCGTCGGGATCGAGCCGGGCGAAGTTTTCGATCAGCGAGGCCTCGAGCGCGTCGGCGTCGTCGCCGTCCTCCATGATGGCGCAGGGCAAGGCATTGCGCTGGCCGCGCTCGTCGGCGAGCGACTTCGCGGCGAAATAGCGGCGCCGGCCGGCGACGATCTCGAAGCTTTCCGGCGTGCCGTTGGGCCGCACCAGAAGCGGCACCAGGACGCCGCGCGCGCGAACCGATGGCAAGATATCCGACACGTCGGGCGCGCGTTTGGAATGGCGCATGTTGAGCGCGGAAATGTTGAGCTTATCAAGCGGAATGTGGGCAAGTTGCATGGTTTGTCTCCTTGGTTGAGGGGTGGGATTTCCCGCCGCAGAGGCTGCAAGCCGGCGCGGCGGGACGGTTTTCGCGCCTAGCGGCGCGTCTGTTCCGCCGTGTCGGGCGGAAGCTTGGAATGGGCGTTGCCAAGGGCCTCTGCCGCCTGTCGCAGCAACCGCTCGGCTTCGGTGATGTGGCCGGCGCTGCACGCTGCCTGGGCGTAGACGGAGAGCGGAAACTCGGCCTTGAAGCCGAGGTCGCGCTCGATGCCGAGGCCAAGCCGCCCCTTGACGCTTGCAAGCTCGGCAAGGCTGACGCTGCCGAGTTCGGGGAAGCCGAAGCCGAGGTCGCAAAGGCCGAAAAGGGTGTCGCCGTCGGCGTCGAGTTCAGTGAGAAGCCAGGTTGCTGGCCCGGTCGGATCGAACAGTTTGACCACCGGGACATGGTCGGTTTCGGTGTCGGTTGCGCCATTGGCGAGCAGCCGGGCGCAAAGCTCGTCGGTGATCAGGATCATGGGAAACTCCTCTCAAAACGGTTCGAGTTGATTTCTGGCGTCATCGAACAGCCCGATATCGAGCGGCTTTTGCGCCGCGCGCGGGCGCATCGGCGCGTCCGCCAAAGGGCAAGGCGGTCGCGCGTGGTGAGCGGCCGGACACCGGGAATGAGCGTCTGCTCGCGGTTTCGGTTCGGTCTGCAGGGTGTCGGGATCGCGCGCGCTCATGCCGCGATCTCGTCTTGTTGCGCGCCTTGGGCCTCGGCGTTGAAGCCCAGAAGAAAATCGGCGGCCTTGGAGGCAAGGCTGGCGGCGCGGAAGATGGCGCGATTGTCCTCGCGCAGCATCGTCAGCCATGCGCCGATATAGTCGGCATGGCGCACGCTCGGCTCGATGCCGAGGGTCGAACAGACAAAGGCTGCGGTGATTTCGGCAACCAGTTCCTCGCGCGCATAGGCCTTGGAACCGAAGGCGCTGGAGAGGTCGCGCGCCAGCCGCGCCGGGTGGCCCGTCCAGTGGCCAAGCTCGTGGAAGCAGGTGCGGTAATAGTCGATCTGCTGAAAGAATGCGGGCTGCGGCGGCACCTGAATGGTGTCACTGCCCGGCATGTAGAAAGCGCGATCGCCGCCGATGCGGAAATCCGCGCCGCTTGCTCGAATAAGCGCCTCGGCTTGGGGGATGATCTCGCGTTCGGGCAGCGGCTCGACGTTGCGGTAAAGGTGCGCGGGCAGGCCGTCGCACTGCGCGACGTTGAAGACGGTGAAGCGCTTCAAGAAAGGCACCGCCTGCGGCTCGTCGCCGTCTGTCCTGGCGCGCTCCTGCTCGCCCTTTGGGACAAAGCGGTCGGCATGCACGATTGTTGTGCCGCGCTCGCCCTTCCTGACATTGCCGCCAAGGGCAAGCGCCTGCCGGAAGGTCAGCCAGTTCTGGCCGGGATAGCTGCGCTCGATGACGGCGCCCCACAGGATGAGGATGTTGATGCCGGAATAGCGGCGCCCGGTGGCCGCGTTGCTGGGCAGGCCGAGGTCGGCCTTTGCGCTGCCCCATGGCTTGACCCATGGCACGGTGCCGCGCTCCAGTTCGGCAATGATGCGGTCCGTGATTTCCTGATAAAGGCTGGCGCCCGGGCGCCCGCCCCTGCCCGCGCCAGCCTCTCGGCTGCCGGAACGCTGGTGTTTTGCACGCATCGTCTGGTCCTCCGCTCTTCAATCCCGCGCCTTTCCCCGGAAGCGGGGTGGGCGGCGAGAC
Protein-coding regions in this window:
- a CDS encoding DNA/RNA non-specific endonuclease; amino-acid sequence: MVTTNLFDERRRAVMIAAAKRWKAQPPTPATTQVTPSEQARYDARRSSFDQASELKAQGRLPVFVERKMGPTLDWYTLPPDDAARAAGRPVARIVANVDPKVDPVGFATGFMVSPNVLLTNWHVFPDPGSVRGTGANFLHDETASGVARGIIFEFDPDALFFSAEDLDFALVAVKPKAITGELLSSVNFLAINGSRSKILPGMPIRMIEYPDGGPKRYAMENCRLLELREDGFLRYETDTEEGSSGSACYSEMWEVVGLHHASIPKMRGNTILNKDGSAWSPGQPDDGIDWIANEGVRISALVKAFGGLVPTTPASKHLLDELLANTTDPTDEVAKLATPRAPEALSPVLPDPSKIFANTKGNVMGGVTMNFSGPVTIFVGSGVPASQLPQATAAVATDEALEKALRFDPNYDDREGYNPDFLENDITVPLPRISQERDQEMYKENGQIVVLKYHHFSLAMNASRRMQMWSAVNVDYDASKRTSSGRAFFGQDRWVFDPRIPQKYQLGDPDIYAPAKQIDRGHIVRREDNAWGDAPTEIEFANSDTFHFSNCTPQHAAFNRSQPGKQWPGVQGLWGGFENHIQRDLQSGDTRACIIAGPILHPNDPSEDFGTGPVQYPLVFWKVVAVSTRDTNGRRSLRTYGFRLSQKDVVDRFGVEFAPGEYARYQVALSAISDEAGVIFDDVLLRADTHADA
- a CDS encoding helix-turn-helix domain-containing protein, which codes for MNAQELLDKIKELPNKPVDVPTPPAIELVAMVVRWGRHLKQWKATTLADFARVSLSTVERVERAKKVSDEALDRIAQALGHAPGAFTTPRLPIGPDKAAEQHLVEAFGHLEPVAVSPMKTHKAIRDAAKCDAYLIHRPGVPDTHDDHIANLGEWLDLASFILSDIVEEPLSSGRGRRQLYNDILAAVSELERRGLTVLSGVMAAPQPGMPDWKVAIVSVTPRLTDPGAPRRRRVLVDRRTVAVTPGWLTDD
- a CDS encoding Shedu immune nuclease family protein, whose protein sequence is MAPVEEDGGSQCRSTCDDFVEVGSKGVTLEYEPHFGGNAWVTRELKAAGKVTLSRVFFFRSSDLVAETAHGAAHDDEADEDDRPLYRFRFATTKDGYHRIPGRILGIDNDVLIVAEGIAPDRKVFVAERNISIFRRIAKLKPGSEIVVGGDRVDSIAVEAFGELLEIRLYRGNSVPTKELSGTIMQAEKYLFHLSKWGVEGERELSKRYGSALPAGLQIRVTNPKALLLLGRDRRTDGTGGLTENQSFDLEVIKRKYVNMMDIVPYDDLLRRLDRIIVSLTERAGSAGLGQRADKRGTDRRDSTDRCAGGGDASGADAC
- a CDS encoding ParB/RepB/Spo0J family partition protein, producing MQLAHIPLDKLNISALNMRHSKRAPDVSDILPSVRARGVLVPLLVRPNGTPESFEIVAGRRRYFAAKSLADERGQRNALPCAIMEDGDDADALEASLIENFARLDPDEVSQWETFSRLIREGRTIPDIAATFGVTELLVKRILALGDLLPKIREAYRREDIDAETARHLTMASKGQQKDWLALYADPEQYAPQGHQLKQWLFGGQSISTKMALFAIEDYPGLIVCDLFGEDSYFADADLFWQKQNEAIAAKRDAYLEAGWPEVAVLEPGQHFQSWDHEKTPRKKGGKVFISVSHRGAVECHEGWLSRKEARRARAQGEGGEPDETPARPSRPELTGPMQNYVDLHRHGAVRTAMLDHPDVALRLMVAHAIAGSGLWQVRREPQRTANEAVAASIAASRAEAVFAEKRRAVLALLGQPDEEGAIAGGNGDAFALAAVFARLLALCDDDVMRVLSLAMAETLEAGSAIVEALGNHLGIDMGAWWQADDAFFDLLRDREIANAMLADLAGKPVADGNVAEKVKTQKKIIRDCLSGENGREKIDNWLPNWMKFPVESYTKRGGFRTADQWASVQPLFVRQ
- a CDS encoding DUF2958 domain-containing protein, which gives rise to MILITDELCARLLANGATDTETDHVPVVKLFDPTGPATWLLTELDADGDTLFGLCDLGFGFPELGSVSLAELASVKGRLGLGIERDLGFKAEFPLSVYAQAACSAGHITEAERLLRQAAEALGNAHSKLPPDTAEQTRR
- a CDS encoding ArdC family protein, which gives rise to MRAKHQRSGSREAGAGRGGRPGASLYQEITDRIIAELERGTVPWVKPWGSAKADLGLPSNAATGRRYSGINILILWGAVIERSYPGQNWLTFRQALALGGNVRKGERGTTIVHADRFVPKGEQERARTDGDEPQAVPFLKRFTVFNVAQCDGLPAHLYRNVEPLPEREIIPQAEALIRASGADFRIGGDRAFYMPGSDTIQVPPQPAFFQQIDYYRTCFHELGHWTGHPARLARDLSSAFGSKAYAREELVAEITAAFVCSTLGIEPSVRHADYIGAWLTMLREDNRAIFRAASLASKAADFLLGFNAEAQGAQQDEIAA